The Mucilaginibacter yixingensis genome window below encodes:
- a CDS encoding TonB-dependent receptor: MRKLFLWVVLLLSFSARAQNTLHLVVKDDESKQSLVGATAYIPVLKIGAVSDTSGRITIKNIPAGKYDVKISMVSYMAQEKTFTFPLKTADQNIEVFLEPMSGELAEVVIQTNRTGRNRSDIPTRIEALPPEELDEKGTMRPGDIRMLLGEITGVHVQNTSPVSGMASFRIQGLDSRYTQLLQDGLPMYDGFSGGLSLVQVSPLNLKQVEIIKGSASTLYGGGAIAGLVNLISKTPSKKPELSFLINQNTAKGTDASGFYSKQWKNVGTTIFSSYNYNGAFDAGNTGFSAIPKTNRFMVNPKLFWKMGSKDSLWLGVNVMHEDRLGGDIQVIAGNTDSQHQYFEHNISDRLSSQLSYTHQLDSASQLNFKNTVGYFNRSINQPQFSFKGAQVSSYTEANYVRNGKYASWVAGADIWTDKLTPQNGSVNLGYSRNTCGVFAQNTFKPAKWFAVESGLRLDGNTPSPAAPSNGVFLLPRVNTLFTLDEHWSSRIGGGLGYKMPDIFNDDAEEQGYRYLQPLNVGAIKAEHSAGVNADVNYKGAVGHAFLQVNQLVFLTKVNDPLVLQHNAFVNAPGYLTSKGAETNVKLLMDELGIYLGYTYTDVQRHFNGLTSAQTLTPKHQLNADVTYEIENCFRAGVEGFYTSSQLLGDGTTGRGYWTFGLLVQKMWKHFDIFINAENLTDQRQSKWGQIYTGPTSSPIFKDIYAPLDGAVVNAGIRIKVL; this comes from the coding sequence ATGCGCAAACTATTTTTATGGGTTGTGCTGCTGCTGTCTTTTTCGGCACGCGCACAAAACACCCTGCACCTCGTTGTGAAAGACGACGAGTCTAAACAGTCTTTGGTCGGTGCCACGGCTTATATTCCAGTTCTTAAAATTGGAGCAGTTTCAGATACAAGTGGTCGTATCACTATTAAAAATATCCCTGCCGGGAAATACGATGTAAAGATTAGCATGGTGAGCTATATGGCTCAGGAAAAGACATTTACTTTTCCGCTGAAAACCGCTGATCAAAACATAGAAGTTTTTCTGGAGCCGATGTCGGGCGAGTTGGCCGAGGTGGTGATCCAAACCAACCGTACAGGTCGGAACCGGAGCGATATACCAACCCGTATTGAAGCCCTACCTCCAGAAGAGTTGGACGAAAAAGGTACCATGCGTCCCGGCGACATTCGGATGCTGCTGGGCGAGATTACCGGCGTGCACGTTCAAAACACCTCGCCGGTGAGTGGTATGGCCAGTTTCCGTATTCAGGGTTTGGATAGCCGTTACACGCAGTTGCTGCAAGACGGCTTGCCAATGTATGATGGTTTTTCAGGCGGGTTAAGCCTGGTACAGGTATCGCCCCTTAACTTAAAACAGGTAGAGATTATTAAAGGATCGGCCTCTACACTATATGGTGGCGGCGCTATTGCAGGTTTGGTTAACCTTATCAGCAAAACCCCTTCAAAAAAGCCCGAACTGTCATTCCTGATTAACCAGAACACCGCAAAAGGCACTGATGCAAGCGGCTTTTACAGCAAGCAATGGAAAAACGTAGGTACAACCATCTTTAGCTCTTATAACTACAACGGCGCTTTTGACGCGGGTAATACCGGTTTCTCCGCCATCCCCAAAACCAACCGCTTTATGGTTAATCCTAAACTGTTCTGGAAAATGGGCAGCAAAGATTCGTTGTGGTTGGGTGTTAACGTAATGCACGAAGACCGCTTAGGCGGAGATATACAGGTGATTGCCGGTAATACCGATAGCCAGCACCAATACTTCGAGCATAATATCAGTGATCGTTTGTCGTCTCAGTTATCTTATACCCACCAGTTAGATAGTGCCAGCCAGCTTAATTTTAAGAACACTGTAGGTTACTTTAACAGAAGCATCAACCAGCCGCAGTTCAGCTTTAAGGGAGCGCAGGTATCATCTTATACCGAGGCCAACTACGTGCGTAACGGTAAATATGCCAGCTGGGTGGCCGGTGCCGATATATGGACCGATAAACTAACACCTCAAAATGGCAGTGTAAACCTGGGCTATAGCCGCAATACCTGTGGCGTATTTGCGCAGAATACCTTTAAGCCTGCCAAATGGTTTGCGGTTGAGAGCGGTTTAAGGCTGGATGGCAATACGCCATCGCCGGCGGCGCCATCAAACGGCGTGTTCCTGTTGCCGCGCGTAAATACACTGTTTACGCTGGATGAACATTGGAGCAGCCGCATTGGTGGCGGTTTGGGCTATAAGATGCCCGATATTTTTAACGATGATGCTGAAGAGCAAGGCTACCGCTATCTCCAACCGTTAAACGTTGGTGCCATTAAGGCCGAGCATTCTGCAGGTGTCAATGCCGATGTTAACTACAAAGGCGCAGTAGGTCATGCTTTTCTACAGGTTAACCAGCTGGTTTTCTTGACCAAGGTGAATGATCCGCTGGTGCTGCAACACAATGCCTTTGTTAACGCGCCGGGCTACCTGACCAGCAAAGGCGCAGAAACCAATGTTAAATTGCTGATGGATGAACTGGGCATTTATCTGGGCTATACCTATACCGATGTGCAGCGCCACTTTAATGGATTGACTAGCGCACAAACGCTCACACCGAAGCATCAGTTAAATGCTGACGTAACCTATGAGATCGAAAACTGTTTCCGTGCAGGTGTGGAGGGCTTTTATACCAGCTCACAACTATTGGGCGACGGTACTACCGGTCGCGGTTATTGGACCTTTGGCTTGTTGGTACAAAAGATGTGGAAGCATTTTGACATATTCATCAATGCCGAAAACCTGACCGACCAGCGCCAGAGCAAATGGGGGCAGATTTACACTGGGCCAACATCAAGCCCAATCTTTAAAGACATTTACGCACCGCTGGATGGGGCAGTAGTAAATGCAGGCATCAGAATAAAGGTGCTTTAG
- a CDS encoding MFS transporter, whose amino-acid sequence MNNQTEIQAKQVAQQTVFAVLFTISFGHFLNDMLQAVVPSVYPMLKDKFHLTFTQIGLITLTYQLTASILQPFVGFYTDRKPRPYSLAIGMSFTLLGLLAVAFAGSFVNVLLAVSLIGIGSSIFHPESSRVAHMASGGKKGLAQSIFQLGGNAGSAVGPLLAALIVVPHGQLYIVWFCFAALLGIIVLSGIARWYQAHLSLKATKTRVVAEPQQALSRNRILFSLFILLILIFSKYFYLASMTSYYTFYLISKFHLSLQQSQVYLFAFMGAVAAGTLLGGPLGDRFGRKYIIWISILGVAPFTLMLPYASLFWTGALSVIIGLIISSAFSAILVYATDLVPGKVGLIAGLFFGLAFGMGGLGSAVLGKLADATSVQYVFQICAFLPLIGIFTGLLPNLEHKRAR is encoded by the coding sequence ATGAACAATCAAACCGAGATCCAGGCTAAGCAAGTTGCTCAGCAAACCGTTTTTGCGGTACTCTTCACCATCAGTTTTGGTCATTTTCTTAACGATATGCTGCAGGCCGTGGTGCCATCAGTGTATCCTATGTTAAAAGATAAATTCCACCTAACGTTTACACAAATTGGCCTTATCACGCTTACGTACCAGCTAACGGCTTCTATTTTGCAGCCCTTTGTAGGTTTTTATACCGATAGAAAGCCGCGCCCGTATTCTTTGGCCATAGGCATGAGTTTTACCTTGCTGGGCTTGCTGGCCGTGGCATTTGCTGGTAGCTTTGTTAATGTATTGCTGGCAGTAAGCTTGATAGGTATTGGTTCATCCATCTTTCACCCTGAATCTTCTAGAGTGGCGCACATGGCATCGGGCGGTAAAAAAGGATTGGCGCAGTCTATTTTTCAATTGGGTGGCAATGCGGGTAGTGCCGTTGGGCCGCTGTTGGCCGCTTTGATTGTGGTGCCCCACGGGCAGCTCTATATTGTATGGTTCTGTTTTGCAGCCTTGCTGGGCATTATTGTGCTATCGGGCATTGCCAGGTGGTATCAGGCGCATTTAAGTTTAAAGGCTACTAAAACCAGGGTTGTTGCAGAGCCTCAACAAGCATTGTCGCGTAACAGGATCTTGTTTTCGCTGTTTATCTTGTTGATCCTCATCTTTTCTAAATATTTCTACCTGGCCAGTATGACCAGTTACTATACTTTTTATCTGATCAGCAAGTTCCACTTGTCGCTGCAGCAATCACAGGTTTACCTGTTTGCCTTTATGGGCGCTGTAGCAGCTGGCACTTTATTGGGTGGCCCACTGGGCGATCGTTTTGGCCGTAAATACATCATCTGGATCTCTATCCTGGGTGTGGCGCCATTTACCTTGATGTTGCCTTATGCTTCGCTGTTCTGGACAGGGGCGCTATCTGTTATCATCGGTTTGATTATTTCATCGGCTTTCTCGGCTATTCTGGTTTATGCTACAGATCTGGTACCCGGTAAAGTTGGTCTGATAGCCGGTTTATTTTTTGGTTTGGCTTTTGGCATGGGCGGTTTGGGTTCAGCCGTATTAGGCAAACTGGCGGACGCAACCAGCGTGCAGTATGTGTTTCAAATTTGCGCCTTCCTACCCCTTATTGGCATCTTTACCGGTTTGTTGCCTAATTTAGAACATAAGCGGGCACGCTAA
- a CDS encoding FadR/GntR family transcriptional regulator gives MLIQKRSLAEEVAARLQEQISLGHYKVNEKLPIEPELMKAFGVGRSTIREAIKLLANSGLLRVQQGVGTFVERTTSGAEPMDQRLKRAKVTDLDEIRQLLEMKIAEKAAANRTDRNIEEISMHLTERKIAADANMVEAAVEADIQFHIAIAEASGNQILADLYKSAAIHLKQWFLQIHNNTHPYTETHHLHEQLLNCIVERDTANAWRTAEKIINYR, from the coding sequence ATGCTGATTCAGAAAAGATCATTAGCCGAAGAAGTAGCAGCCAGGCTACAGGAGCAGATTTCGTTGGGCCATTACAAGGTGAACGAAAAGCTGCCTATTGAGCCTGAGTTGATGAAAGCTTTCGGGGTAGGGCGTTCTACCATCCGCGAGGCTATTAAGCTGCTGGCTAACTCCGGCTTGTTGCGCGTGCAGCAGGGGGTGGGCACTTTTGTGGAGCGCACAACCAGCGGCGCAGAGCCAATGGATCAGCGTTTAAAGCGTGCTAAGGTGACCGATCTGGACGAGATCAGGCAGTTACTGGAAATGAAGATTGCCGAGAAAGCAGCCGCTAACCGCACAGATCGTAATATTGAAGAAATCAGCATGCATCTGACCGAGCGTAAAATAGCAGCTGACGCCAATATGGTAGAGGCTGCAGTGGAAGCAGATATTCAGTTTCATATAGCCATTGCAGAGGCATCAGGCAACCAGATACTGGCAGATCTTTATAAATCTGCCGCTATCCATCTAAAGCAATGGTTTTTGCAGATACATAACAATACTCATCCCTATACAGAAACGCATCACCTGCATGAGCAACTGCTAAACTGTATTGTAGAGCGAGATACCGCCAACGCATGGCGTACAGCCGAAAAAATAATAAACTACAGATAA
- a CDS encoding DUF1801 domain-containing protein, with product MEVQEQIKAYIASQPEPKRGDMQGLHHRILQTLPGRKLWFDNGKNSENKTVSNPNIGYGSYTIRYADGKTREFFQIGLSANTTGMSVYIMGIKDKAYLAQTFGQEIGKASVTGYCIKFKKLRDINIDILVAAIRYGIEVTNEY from the coding sequence ATGGAAGTACAGGAACAAATCAAAGCATATATCGCCAGCCAACCAGAGCCAAAGCGCGGCGATATGCAAGGGCTGCACCATCGCATACTTCAAACTTTACCGGGTCGTAAATTATGGTTCGATAATGGTAAAAACAGCGAAAATAAAACGGTTAGTAATCCTAATATCGGCTATGGATCATACACCATAAGGTATGCTGATGGAAAAACCAGGGAGTTTTTTCAAATTGGTTTGAGCGCAAACACAACCGGGATGTCTGTCTACATTATGGGTATAAAAGATAAAGCATACTTAGCCCAAACCTTTGGGCAAGAAATAGGCAAGGCGAGCGTGACCGGGTACTGCATTAAGTTCAAAAAACTAAGAGATATAAATATTGACATACTTGTAGCGGCAATACGATATGGAATTGAGGTTACAAATGAGTATTAA